The Lysinibacillus pakistanensis genome includes a window with the following:
- a CDS encoding TetR/AcrR family transcriptional regulator produces MSLRHEQKEQRKAVILTSALDLFIRKGYGETKVADIAKAADMSIGLLFHYFDSKEKLYEELIRIGCDRLKMDFHFADESPLDTFKVVVEELFNMICTNPSAAKMFVLMENAQHLEHLSEDLKEMLSEADKLIERSIPLIEKGQLLGEIRQGNPEALAVSFWCSIQGIAQYIALHPETPCPNPMWILSILENKEVN; encoded by the coding sequence ATGTCATTACGACATGAACAGAAGGAGCAACGAAAGGCCGTTATTTTAACATCTGCACTGGATTTGTTTATAAGGAAGGGATATGGGGAAACAAAGGTTGCCGATATTGCCAAAGCTGCTGATATGAGTATAGGATTGCTTTTTCATTATTTCGACTCTAAGGAAAAACTTTATGAAGAGCTTATTCGAATAGGCTGTGACCGACTTAAAATGGATTTTCACTTTGCTGATGAATCACCATTGGACACGTTTAAGGTAGTTGTTGAGGAGTTATTTAATATGATTTGTACAAATCCATCTGCTGCAAAAATGTTTGTATTGATGGAAAATGCCCAGCATCTTGAACACTTATCAGAGGATTTAAAGGAAATGCTTTCTGAGGCAGACAAATTGATAGAACGGAGTATCCCTTTAATTGAAAAGGGACAATTGTTAGGTGAAATCAGGCAAGGGAATCCAGAAGCCCTTGCAGTGTCATTTTGGTGTTCTATACAAGGAATTGCTCAATATATTGCGTTACATCCAGAAACGCCTTGTCCTAATCCTATGTGGATTCTTTCGATACTTGAAAACAAGGAGGTTAATTGA